From one Paenibacillus terrae HPL-003 genomic stretch:
- a CDS encoding GerMN domain-containing protein, which translates to MNIKHPLRVTSVVGLLSLPLLLSGCSLFGNESASIDPPPSTTEQSMIKAVTGKAPISTGQLRAVFLQDHNGLLAPVSLPIATGDVQADAKSALETLVEGGPYAGLLPEGFKGVLPQGTEVKSVTVDKKNKLAVVEFNKSFGSYKAQEERKLMESLTWTLTDRPDIQSVQIWVDGKKLKEMPVGGTPLDHPLTRAVGINLEVGHGVTPLDSSPVTVYFSSSSPAGVQYYVPVTRLVSPEKDRVQSALHQLIQGPQTQDGLQEVMTGETALKSVERSKDNVITVSLSDDMFAKGEAVPAEFLESVVLTAADNSEDAVKTKIRIELNGEKSVIGQNNQNYGEPVAKPQHINEIPL; encoded by the coding sequence ATGAACATAAAACATCCATTGCGCGTGACGTCCGTAGTAGGGCTGCTGTCCCTGCCATTGTTGTTGTCCGGCTGCAGCCTTTTCGGCAACGAATCGGCGTCTATTGATCCCCCGCCATCCACGACAGAGCAGTCCATGATCAAAGCGGTGACCGGAAAAGCTCCCATCAGCACTGGACAACTGAGAGCTGTATTTTTACAGGATCATAACGGTTTGTTAGCCCCGGTATCCTTACCGATTGCTACAGGTGATGTGCAGGCGGATGCCAAGTCGGCGCTGGAAACGCTGGTGGAGGGCGGGCCGTATGCCGGATTATTGCCGGAGGGTTTCAAGGGCGTGCTACCCCAAGGTACAGAAGTGAAGAGTGTGACGGTAGACAAGAAGAACAAGCTGGCAGTCGTCGAATTCAACAAATCGTTTGGTAGCTACAAGGCACAGGAAGAACGCAAATTAATGGAGAGCTTGACCTGGACCCTGACTGACCGTCCCGACATTCAAAGTGTACAAATCTGGGTGGATGGCAAAAAGCTGAAAGAGATGCCTGTTGGCGGCACACCGCTGGATCATCCGCTGACTCGCGCAGTAGGCATTAACCTGGAGGTTGGTCATGGTGTAACGCCGCTGGATTCCAGTCCGGTCACGGTATATTTTTCATCATCTTCTCCTGCCGGAGTTCAATATTATGTGCCTGTAACACGGCTGGTCAGCCCGGAAAAAGATCGTGTTCAGTCAGCGCTGCATCAGTTGATCCAGGGGCCGCAGACCCAGGACGGACTACAGGAAGTCATGACAGGGGAGACGGCTCTGAAATCCGTAGAACGCTCCAAAGATAACGTGATTACGGTATCGCTCTCGGATGATATGTTTGCCAAGGGAGAAGCGGTGCCTGCCGAGTTTCTGGAATCGGTTGTGCTGACGGCGGCGGACAATTCAGAGGATGCGGTTAAAACCAAAATCCGGATTGAGCTGAACGGTGAAAAAAGCGTAATTGGACAAAATAATCAGAATTATGGAGAGCCTGTAGCCAAGCCCCAGCATATTAACGAAATTCCTCTTTAA
- a CDS encoding phosphatidylglycerophosphatase A, which translates to MNKKKAHYSLNSKKVADATREWLHKRGVNITEIAELVMLLQKQYYPNLTMEECIENVEKVLMKREVQNAVLTGIQLDILAEQGALLPPLQDMVENDEGLYGVDEILAFSIVNVYGSIGFTNYGYVDKLKPGVLERLNDKSLGPIHTFLDDIVGAIAASASSRIAHRKQAEREQELGEESAPDTTH; encoded by the coding sequence ATGAACAAGAAAAAAGCACATTATAGCCTGAATAGTAAAAAGGTAGCCGATGCCACCCGTGAATGGCTGCACAAGCGTGGTGTAAACATTACGGAGATCGCAGAGCTGGTCATGCTTTTACAAAAACAATATTACCCGAATTTAACGATGGAAGAATGTATTGAGAATGTGGAAAAGGTGCTGATGAAACGCGAAGTCCAAAATGCGGTGCTTACGGGCATCCAACTGGATATCCTTGCCGAGCAAGGCGCTCTCCTTCCCCCATTGCAGGATATGGTTGAAAATGATGAAGGTCTGTATGGAGTGGATGAAATTTTGGCCTTTTCCATTGTGAATGTATACGGCAGCATTGGATTTACGAATTACGGTTATGTCGACAAGCTTAAACCGGGTGTACTGGAACGGCTGAACGATAAAAGCCTGGGGCCAATCCATACGTTTCTGGACGATATTGTCGGGGCTATCGCTGCTTCGGCCAGCAGTCGTATCGCCCATCGCAAGCAAGCAGAACGCGAGCAGGAGCTTGGGGAGGAAAGCGCCCCGGATACAACTCATTAG
- a CDS encoding DUF4870 domain-containing protein — protein MRGLLSSLCYFSIFFAPFLLPVIVWIAVRDEYVRGHAKKAILSHIFPIIAAIPLLYFIATANHAGSVIGFVLLFAVVYLGVFVYNIYKGIMTLREVA, from the coding sequence GTGAGAGGTCTGTTGTCATCACTTTGTTATTTCAGTATTTTTTTCGCCCCTTTTCTGTTGCCCGTCATTGTATGGATTGCGGTACGGGACGAGTATGTTCGGGGACATGCAAAAAAGGCTATTTTGTCGCACATTTTCCCTATTATCGCGGCCATTCCGCTATTGTATTTTATTGCAACGGCGAATCATGCAGGTTCTGTAATCGGGTTTGTGCTGCTATTCGCTGTGGTCTATCTCGGGGTATTTGTCTACAACATCTACAAAGGAATCATGACACTCCGTGAAGTCGCATAA
- the rph gene encoding ribonuclease PH, translated as MSRSNGRNGDELRPMKLTAGVNKYAEGSVFIEVGETKVICTATVEERVPPFMKGQGKGWVTAEYSMLPRATHTRNQREAARGKLTGRTMEIQRLIGRALRSVVNLQALGERTITLDCDVIQADGGTRTTSITGSFVALAIAVNKIALQHKLPVFPITDFLASVSVGVVGGKALLDLNYEEDSKAKVDMNLVMTGGGKYVELQGTGEESPFDRQELDQLLSLGEQGILQMIERQKEVLGPIADKIGARRAGAGA; from the coding sequence ATGAGTAGATCTAACGGACGAAACGGTGATGAGCTGCGCCCGATGAAATTGACAGCAGGAGTAAATAAGTATGCGGAGGGCTCTGTTTTTATAGAGGTTGGCGAGACGAAAGTCATCTGTACAGCTACTGTGGAAGAACGCGTTCCACCCTTTATGAAGGGACAAGGAAAGGGCTGGGTGACCGCAGAGTATTCCATGCTTCCGCGCGCGACCCATACGCGTAATCAGCGCGAGGCTGCACGTGGGAAGCTGACAGGCCGGACGATGGAGATTCAACGTCTGATTGGAAGAGCGCTGCGTTCGGTTGTGAATTTGCAGGCGCTGGGTGAGCGGACGATTACGCTGGATTGTGACGTGATTCAGGCGGATGGCGGCACACGCACGACTTCAATTACGGGTTCCTTCGTAGCGCTAGCGATTGCTGTGAATAAAATTGCGCTACAGCACAAGCTGCCTGTTTTTCCAATTACTGATTTTCTGGCATCCGTCAGCGTGGGGGTTGTTGGCGGCAAAGCGCTGTTGGATCTTAACTATGAAGAGGACTCCAAGGCCAAGGTAGACATGAACCTTGTGATGACGGGCGGCGGCAAGTATGTCGAGCTGCAAGGTACGGGTGAAGAAAGTCCGTTCGACCGTCAAGAGCTGGATCAACTGCTCAGCTTGGGTGAACAAGGAATTCTGCAAATGATCGAGCGTCAAAAAGAAGTGCTCGGCCCGATTGCAGACAAGATCGGAGCAAGACGTGCGGGGGCTGGGGCCTGA
- a CDS encoding 6-phospho-beta-glucosidase: protein MKKGIKIATIGGGSSYTPELVEGFIKRYEELPIRELWLVDIEAGREKLEIVGAMAKRMVKAAGIDCEVHLTLDRREALKDADFVTTQFRVGLLEARIKDESIPLKHGMIGQETNGAGGMFKAFRTIPIILSIVEDMKELCPNAWLINFTNPAGMVTEAVLRYGQWDKVIGLCNVPIGAIKSASAVLDKPEEELFFKFAGINHLHWHKVYDKTGAELTEQVIEGLYAPGAKPEKVVENIRNMRFLYDQVRQLKMLPCPYHRYYYMTDNMLKEELEEAKNEGTRGQVVKRLEESLFELYKDPNLDYKPEELSKRGGAHYSDAACEIINSIYNNKGTLMVVSTRNNGAIDDVPYDSAIEITSVIRAHGAEPVNFGKFPPAQRGLLQVMKAMEELTIEAAVTGDYATALQAFTLNPLVPSGDIAQTVLDELLEAHKEHLPQFFANKAKATV from the coding sequence ATGAAAAAAGGCATAAAGATTGCAACCATTGGCGGAGGCTCCAGCTATACACCAGAATTAGTAGAAGGCTTCATCAAACGTTATGAAGAGCTTCCCATTCGGGAACTGTGGCTGGTAGACATTGAAGCAGGACGCGAAAAGCTGGAGATCGTGGGAGCCATGGCCAAACGGATGGTGAAGGCCGCAGGCATTGATTGCGAAGTACATTTGACGCTGGATCGTCGGGAAGCCTTGAAGGATGCCGATTTTGTAACGACACAGTTTCGGGTAGGCTTGCTTGAAGCCCGGATTAAGGATGAAAGTATTCCGTTAAAACACGGTATGATCGGTCAGGAAACCAATGGTGCCGGCGGGATGTTCAAAGCCTTCCGTACCATTCCCATTATCCTTAGTATCGTCGAAGATATGAAAGAATTGTGTCCAAATGCTTGGTTGATTAATTTTACCAATCCTGCAGGTATGGTCACCGAAGCGGTGCTTCGTTATGGTCAATGGGACAAAGTCATCGGATTATGTAATGTTCCAATCGGCGCGATCAAGAGTGCATCGGCTGTGCTGGACAAACCAGAAGAAGAGCTGTTCTTTAAATTTGCAGGAATTAACCACCTTCACTGGCATAAAGTATATGACAAAACAGGGGCCGAATTAACGGAGCAAGTGATTGAAGGACTGTACGCGCCCGGCGCAAAACCGGAAAAGGTCGTTGAAAATATTAGAAACATGCGTTTCCTCTATGATCAGGTTCGTCAATTGAAAATGCTGCCTTGCCCTTACCATCGGTATTACTACATGACAGACAACATGCTGAAGGAAGAATTAGAGGAAGCCAAAAACGAAGGAACTCGGGGTCAAGTCGTCAAACGTCTCGAAGAAAGCCTGTTTGAACTGTATAAAGATCCGAATCTGGATTACAAACCAGAGGAATTATCCAAACGTGGCGGTGCCCATTACAGCGATGCAGCCTGTGAAATTATTAATTCGATCTATAACAACAAAGGCACACTGATGGTTGTCAGTACACGTAATAATGGAGCGATTGATGATGTCCCTTATGACAGCGCGATTGAAATTACCAGTGTGATTCGCGCGCATGGTGCGGAGCCTGTAAACTTCGGCAAATTCCCACCTGCACAACGCGGCTTGCTGCAAGTCATGAAGGCGATGGAAGAGCTGACGATTGAAGCGGCAGTCACTGGCGACTACGCAACCGCACTGCAAGCCTTCACCCTGAATCCGCTCGTTCCAAGCGGTGACATTGCTCAAACCGTGTTGGATGAATTGCTGGAAGCACATAAAGAGCATTTGCCGCAATTTTTTGCCAATAAGGCGAAGGCGACGGTGTAA
- a CDS encoding SDR family NAD(P)-dependent oxidoreductase, with amino-acid sequence MFMYANKTALITGASSGIGEAFAYSLAAEKCNLILVARNETKLKALAKELSAKYNVKTTVIALDLSAIGAPQTLHQQVQKHHLKVDLLINNAGFATYGYFEQVSGERQHEEVVLNVAALVDITHVFMPDLLRNRDGGLINVSSTAAFQPDPYMAVYGATKAFVLSFSEALWAENRKRGLKVLALCPGSTETPFFDVVNASEASIGTRETPQTVVKNALRAFEKGRSHIISGRQNYWVAQVSRFFSRQTTLGIVERALRPRS; translated from the coding sequence ATGTTTATGTATGCAAACAAAACAGCGCTTATCACAGGTGCCTCATCTGGTATTGGCGAAGCTTTTGCCTATTCGCTGGCCGCGGAGAAATGCAATCTTATTTTGGTCGCACGTAATGAAACGAAGCTGAAGGCGCTGGCTAAAGAGCTTTCTGCTAAATACAATGTAAAGACAACAGTCATCGCACTTGATCTTTCCGCGATAGGAGCGCCGCAAACGTTACATCAGCAGGTTCAAAAACATCATCTAAAGGTGGATCTCTTGATTAACAATGCAGGCTTTGCCACCTATGGATACTTTGAGCAGGTTTCTGGAGAGCGGCAGCACGAGGAAGTCGTGCTCAATGTGGCTGCTTTAGTCGATATAACACATGTATTTATGCCTGATTTATTGCGTAACCGGGATGGGGGATTAATCAACGTTTCTTCCACGGCCGCATTTCAGCCCGATCCGTATATGGCGGTGTATGGAGCAACCAAAGCATTTGTACTCTCTTTTAGTGAAGCGCTTTGGGCCGAAAATCGTAAACGTGGGCTAAAAGTGCTTGCCCTTTGCCCAGGTTCAACAGAAACCCCATTTTTTGATGTTGTTAACGCAAGTGAAGCATCCATTGGCACTAGGGAAACTCCCCAAACCGTTGTGAAGAACGCGCTGAGAGCATTTGAAAAGGGGCGTAGTCACATCATTTCCGGCCGGCAAAACTATTGGGTAGCTCAGGTATCCAGATTCTTCTCTCGTCAAACCACGCTGGGCATCGTTGAACGTGCGCTTCGACCACGCAGTTAA
- a CDS encoding XTP/dITP diphosphatase translates to MLLEGPVVIVATKNKGKVREFAHAFAPFGKEVKSMYDYPDIPDVVEDGKTFAENALKKAKAVGDVLGLPVLADDSGLCVDLLDGAPGVYSARYAGEGASDHENNIKLLDVLESKQLGDDTGQPLLSPAQFVCTLILYNPQTGETLESTGSVEGWITTETAGSGGFGYDPLFYLPEFEKTMAELTLEQKQAISHRGVALRDLAKKLGNPQV, encoded by the coding sequence ATGCTGTTGGAGGGTCCGGTTGTTATTGTCGCTACGAAGAATAAAGGGAAAGTACGGGAGTTTGCACATGCCTTTGCCCCGTTTGGCAAGGAAGTCAAGAGCATGTACGACTATCCTGACATCCCTGATGTTGTTGAGGATGGTAAAACCTTTGCCGAGAATGCTTTGAAAAAGGCCAAAGCGGTCGGAGATGTGCTTGGATTGCCTGTGCTGGCTGATGATTCCGGCCTGTGCGTGGACTTGCTGGACGGTGCGCCGGGCGTATACTCAGCCCGTTATGCCGGAGAAGGTGCCAGCGATCACGAAAACAATATCAAGCTGCTCGACGTTTTGGAATCGAAGCAGCTTGGTGATGATACCGGACAGCCTTTGCTAAGCCCGGCTCAATTCGTCTGCACCTTGATTCTGTATAATCCGCAGACAGGGGAGACCTTGGAATCAACCGGCTCGGTGGAGGGCTGGATTACAACGGAAACCGCAGGCAGCGGGGGATTTGGCTATGATCCGTTGTTTTATTTGCCTGAGTTTGAAAAGACGATGGCCGAGCTGACGCTGGAACAAAAGCAAGCCATTAGCCACCGAGGCGTAGCATTGCGTGACTTGGCGAAAAAGCTGGGGAATCCGCAGGTATAG
- the asnB gene encoding asparagine synthase (glutamine-hydrolyzing), translating to MCGITGFIQWDGDLMHQSELLLNMTQTLSDRGPDAAGTWISNPCAFGHRRLSVMDPENGAQPMIRQLEDITYTIVYNGEIYNAPELKKELQQRGHIFRTQCDTEVLLEAYIEWGPDCVDRLNGIFAFAVWDSEREQVFLARDRLGVKPLFYSQTGDVFVFGSEPKALLQHPAVEAAIDAEGLAEIFIIGPARTPGHGVYSSMKELRPGHTLTYSRDGVRIQAYWKLESFAHEDNTEETALKVRELLLDTVERQLISDVPVCTLLSGGLDSSALSALAVDYYKRTGQGQVHTYSVDYVDNDKHFKAHAFQPGADAPWIQRMVDELGTNHHWIEFDTPEVVAALNNSTLTRDLPGMADVDSSLYLFCREIKKGATVAISGEAADEVFGGYPWFHREEMLNSGTFPWAVAPDMRASLLSPEVRDWIKPLEYLNDRYSEAVGEVPKLPGETDKAAQMRVMSYLNITRFMPTLLDRKDRMSMGAGLEVRVPYCDHRLVQYVWNIPWSIKMTGGREKGILRKALEGILPDDVLYRKKSPYPKTHNPSYLAAVKKQTLELLDDSSSPLLKLIDAQKVRDIAASPEASSNLPWFGQLMSGPQLFAYLAQVDNWLRTYKVAIR from the coding sequence ATGTGCGGAATTACTGGTTTCATACAGTGGGACGGAGACTTAATGCATCAATCGGAGCTGCTGCTCAATATGACGCAAACGCTCTCCGATCGCGGACCGGATGCTGCGGGCACCTGGATATCCAACCCGTGTGCCTTTGGACACAGAAGATTGAGCGTCATGGACCCGGAAAACGGCGCTCAACCCATGATCCGGCAGCTTGAGGATATCACTTATACGATTGTATATAACGGGGAAATATATAACGCACCTGAGCTGAAAAAAGAGCTGCAACAGCGAGGGCATATTTTCCGTACACAATGCGACACAGAGGTATTGCTTGAAGCCTACATTGAGTGGGGCCCGGATTGTGTGGATCGGCTGAACGGCATTTTTGCCTTTGCGGTCTGGGACAGTGAGCGGGAGCAGGTGTTTCTGGCAAGGGATCGGCTAGGCGTGAAGCCGTTATTTTACAGCCAAACCGGAGATGTATTCGTATTTGGCTCGGAGCCCAAAGCGCTGCTCCAGCATCCTGCGGTAGAAGCAGCAATCGACGCCGAGGGTTTGGCTGAAATTTTTATTATCGGGCCTGCACGCACCCCCGGACACGGCGTCTATTCGTCCATGAAGGAACTGCGTCCCGGACATACGCTAACGTACAGCCGCGACGGTGTGCGCATTCAAGCCTACTGGAAGCTGGAAAGCTTTGCGCATGAGGATAACACCGAAGAAACAGCGCTCAAGGTACGCGAGCTGCTGCTGGATACGGTGGAGCGGCAACTGATTTCAGACGTTCCGGTATGCACCTTGCTGTCGGGCGGTCTGGATTCAAGCGCACTGTCCGCGCTGGCTGTCGATTATTACAAGCGTACCGGGCAGGGACAAGTTCATACGTATTCGGTCGATTATGTGGATAACGACAAGCATTTTAAAGCCCATGCGTTTCAGCCCGGAGCCGATGCTCCCTGGATTCAACGGATGGTCGATGAGTTAGGTACGAACCATCATTGGATCGAATTCGATACGCCCGAGGTCGTGGCAGCGCTGAACAACTCCACGCTAACGCGGGATTTGCCAGGTATGGCGGATGTGGATTCGTCGCTGTATCTCTTTTGCCGGGAGATTAAAAAGGGAGCCACTGTCGCTATTTCCGGTGAGGCCGCGGATGAAGTGTTTGGCGGATATCCGTGGTTTCATCGTGAGGAAATGCTCAATTCAGGTACGTTCCCGTGGGCAGTCGCTCCCGACATGAGGGCCAGTCTGCTGTCTCCCGAGGTGCGGGACTGGATCAAGCCCTTGGAGTATTTGAACGACCGCTACTCGGAAGCAGTAGGAGAAGTGCCAAAGTTGCCGGGGGAAACAGATAAAGCCGCGCAAATGCGCGTCATGTCCTATTTGAACATCACCCGCTTTATGCCTACTCTGCTGGACCGTAAGGATCGGATGAGTATGGGGGCCGGACTGGAAGTGCGGGTGCCGTATTGCGACCATCGGCTGGTACAGTATGTGTGGAACATTCCGTGGAGCATTAAAATGACGGGTGGGCGTGAAAAAGGTATTTTGCGCAAGGCGCTGGAGGGTATATTGCCGGATGATGTGCTGTATCGCAAGAAAAGCCCCTATCCCAAAACGCACAATCCTTCCTATCTTGCTGCTGTGAAAAAACAGACGCTGGAACTGCTGGATGATTCCTCCTCCCCGCTGCTCAAGCTGATTGATGCACAAAAGGTACGGGATATCGCTGCCTCACCGGAGGCATCCTCCAACCTGCCCTGGTTCGGTCAATTGATGTCAGGACCCCAATTGTTCGCGTATTTGGCTCAAGTGGATAACTGGCTGCGCACCTACAAGGTAGCGATTCGGTAA